The Entelurus aequoreus isolate RoL-2023_Sb linkage group LG04, RoL_Eaeq_v1.1, whole genome shotgun sequence nucleotide sequence gagaaactaggcattagtgaccatttTATGAAAGCATATTACACTGttgttgttttgcatcccccgtcattctagtaCCCCCCCCTCCCTCACAGAGAGGAGTTTACTGTATGGGAAGACCAACAAGCTCCAGCTCCCCTTCAGTAGCCTGGATGAGGAGTTCAGGGTCTCTCGCACTCGAGAGGCTTTGCTCTATCGTGACTCCAAGGACTCTAAAGTGGCATCAGCAGGCATCGTGGTGCGAACTGGCAGGAAGTGGAGGGCTCAGGAAAGCCTGGAGGTTGCTGAGTCTCGGCTGAGACATAGGGCCCTGGTGGGCACGGTGGCAACAGGCCGTGCTGGGCTGGGAGCCTTCCCCCAACCTCACTATGAGAAGGCACGTGGCAAAGACAAACGCCAGCTAGTCCTGAAGGAGGTGCGTGCAGAGGTTGAGGAGGAACGAACCAGCAGGATGGTGGGTATGCAGCAGCAGGGAgcatggacaaggtgggagggtgcacTGGAGAGGAGGGTGACCTGGTCTGAGATCAGGCTGGCTGAACCCCAGCGCATTAAGTTCATGGTTCAAGCTGTCTACGACGTCCTACCCAGCCCAGCCAATCTCCATCTCTGGGGCATGATTGACTCTCCAGCCTGTGTGCTGTGCTCCAGGAAAGGCTCGCTGGAGCACATCCTAAGCAGCTGCTCTAAAGCTCTGGGGGAGGGCCGCTACCGCTGGCGGCACGACCAGGTGCTGAAGACCGTTGCTGAAGCCATAGCTAAAGCCGTGgccaaaaacaacagcagcaagCAACAACTTGGCAATAGGAGAATTGCCTTTGTCAGGGCTGGAGAGCAGCCACAGTCACAGCCCAAACTAGCAGCCGGGCTCCTCACCTCAGCATTGGACTGGGATCTTCGAGTGGACTTGGGCAAGCAGCTCAAGTTTCCAGACTATGTTACAACAACTTCGTTGAGGCCAGACATCTTGCTTACATCAGTATCTTCACGGCAGGTGCTACTGATAGAGCTGACAGTTCCTTGGGAGGATCGCATAGAGGAGGCAAACGAGCGGAAGCGGTCAAAGTACCGGGAGCTAGTCGAGCAATGCCGTAGAGGAGGCTGGAGGGCACGCTGTGAGCCCATCGAGGTGGGATGTAGAGACtttgctggccgctcactgtgcaaggtgttcacactacttggcatcacaggtgatgggaaaaggaaggccatcaagaccaccatggaggcagcagagagagcctctagatggctttggatcaggaggagcgaactgtgggccaatgctactgggacacaagctggggtctgatcaacactggctgggtcacctgagggaggggtatgatgttgaaagacccgaaacccccggtgatctcagccacatcactgaggatgtgtcccagtgcatctgAGGATGTATCTTACAATCATTTCGGACTGGCATAGCCAGTGACACCCAGGAACAGGCTGGGAGGCAACCAGGAGTAGACTGGTGACGATTGGAGAGACAATTGACAGCGCGGAAAGACGGCGACCGGGGCAGCAAGGGGTAGCATCCCAACCTGCATCTTCCGTGAGGGAGAAACCCAACTAAGCTACAGAACGACCTACTGAGAAATACCCCCAGGGGAacccgagagggggggaggatgagTTCCCCAACAGGACGGATCCAACGTTGACGACTTCAGCAAACGGCTTAACGACAATGACAACCGTAAGATGCATCTGTGGCAAGAGCCTCAAGAACGAGTGTGGCCTAAACATCCATCAGGGTCGAATGAAATGCTTGGTGCAGGAGAGTGACACACAGCGCACAGGACCGAGTCCTGGTGAGACGACGGAGGAGCCCGGCCGGGAGACACCTCACAGAGCCCAGAACCTCCATGTGATAAACCCTCCAGCTCCCAGCAAAGTAATTAAGCAGTCTCGTATCATGTGGCCTCCTGCAAGCCAACACAAAGTGTGGCACCAATTCGACGAGCACACAGCCAGAATCATCGAATCAATAGCCAAAGGGGATGTCGACAGACGGCTTCAGACCATGACCAccatcattgtttcttatggagcagAGAGGTTCGGTGTGGAAGAGGACAAGCCCATCAGTTCCAACTACACCATGAACCGAAGGGCAGAACAGATCCATCAACTGCGGCAGGAGCTCCGGTCCCTGGCAAGGCAGTACAAGGCAGCATCTGAGGAGGAGAAAGCGCCATTGGCTGAACTCCGGAACATCATCAGGAAGAAACTGACGACCCTACGTAGAGCTGAATGGCATAGGAGGCGCAGGAGAGAGAGAGCCAGGAAGCGAACTGCATTCATAGCTAATCCATTTGGATTTATCAAACAGCTGTTGGGGCAGAAGCGCAGTGGGCGTCTAGTTTGCTCCAAAGAAGAAGTTAACAACTTCTTGAAAAACAACCTGAGCGAACCTGAAAGAGAGAAAGAGCTAGGGCCCTTCAGTGCCTTATTGGACATACCATCTCCCACTGTCAAATTCATCACCAGCGAGCCCACCTGGAAGGAAATCCAGGAGGTTGTTACTGCAGCCAGAGCCAGTTCAGCTCCAGGACCCAGTGGAGTACCCTACAAGGTGTACAAGCGATGCCCAGAACTCCTTAGAATCCTTTGGAGGATCCTGCGAGTGATTTGGCGCAGAGGAACTGTTGCAGACCAGTGGAGGCAGGCTGAGGGTGTTTGGATACCTAAAGAGGAAAATTCCACCAAGCTGGAGCAGTTCAGGACCATCTCGCTCCTTAGCGTTGAGGGAAAGATCTTCTTCAGCATCCTTTCCAGTAGATTGACTGACTTCCTCCTCAAGAATGCCTACATCGACACCTCGGTCCAGAAAGGTGGAATCCCAGGTGTGTCAGGATGCCtggaacataccggtgtagtttcCCGGCTGATCAGGGAGGCGCGGGAGGGTAAGGGAGACCTTGCGGTGCTTTGGCTTGACCTTGCCAATGCATACGGCTCCATACCCCACAAGCTCGTGGAGACTACCCTGGACCGACATCATGTACCCAAGAAGATCAAAGACCTCATCCTGAATTACTATGGGAACTTCAGGCTCAGGGTCACTTCTGGGAGCATAACATCAGATTGGCACAGGCTTGAAAGAGGCATTATAACTGGGTGTACAATCTCAGTTTGCCTCTTTGCCCTAGCCATGAACATGGTAGTCAAGGCAGCTGAAACGGAATGCAGAGGCCCTCTGTCGAGGTCTGGAACTCGACAGCCCCCCATCAGAGCCTTTATGGACGATCTCACTGTCACAACTACATCAGTGCCCGGCGCTAGATGGATACTCCAGGGCCTGGAAAAGCTCATCTCCTGGGCAAGAATGAGCTTTAAACCAACTAAATCCAGGTCGATGGTTCTGAAGAAGGGGAAACTGGCAGACAAGTTCCGCTTCTTCGTGGATGGCACAGCAATCCCATCTATCACCGAGAAACCGGTCAAGAGCCTGGGCAAGGTTTTCGACTGTAGTCTCAGGGATACTGCAGCAATCCAAACAACCATCAAAGAACTGGAGAAGTGGTTATCGGCTGTAGACAAGTCTGGCTTACCTGGCCGGTTTAAGGCATGGATTTACCAGCATGTCGTCTTACCCCGGATACTCTGGCCTCTGTTGTTGTATGAGGTTCCTCTGTCAACAGTGGAGACTCTAGAGAGGAAGATCAGCAGCTACCTCCGCCGATGGATGGGCTTTCCACGCAGCCTGTGCAGCAAAGGACTGTATGGGAAGACCAACAAGCTCCAGCTCCCCTTCAGTAGCCTGGATGAGGAGTTCAGGGTCTCTCGCACTCGAGAGGCTTTGCTCTATCGTGACTCCAAGGACTCTAAAGTGGCATCAGCAGGCATCGTGGTGCGAACTGGCAGGAAGTGGAGGGCTCAGGAAAGCCTGGAGGTTGCTGAGTCTCGGCTGAGACATAGGGCCCTGGTGGGCACGGTGGCAACAGGCCGTGCTGGGCTGGGAGCCTTCCCCCAACCTCACTATGAGAAGGCACGTGGCAAAGACAAACGCCAGCTAGTCCTGAAGGAGGTGCGTGCAGAGGTTGAGGAGGAACGAACCAGCAGGATGGTGGGTATGCAGCAGCAGGGAgcatggacaaggtgggagggtgcacTGGAGAGGAGGGTGACCTGGTCTGAGATCAGGCTGGCTGAACCCCAGCGCATTAAGTTCATGGTTCAAGCTGTCTACGACGTCCTACCCAGCCCAGCCAATCTCCATCTCTGGGGCATGATTGACTCTCCAGCCTGTGTGCTGTGCTCCAGGAAAGGCTCGCTGGAGCACATCCTAAGCAGCTGCTCTAAAGCTCTGGGGGAGGGCCGCTACCGCTGGCGGCACGACCAGGTGCTGAAGACCGTTGCTGAAGCCATAGCTAAAGCCGTGgccaaaaacaacagcagcaagCAACAACTTGGCAATAGGAGAATTGCCTTTGTCAGGGCTGGAGAGCAGCCACAGTCACAGCCCAAACTAGCAGCCGGGCTCCTCACCTCAGCATTGGACTGGGATCTTCGAGTGGACTTGGGCAAGCAGCTCAAGTTTCCAGACTATGTTACAACAACTTCGTTGAGGCCAGACATCTTGCTTACATTAGTATCTTCACGGCAGGTGCTACTGATAGAGCTGACAGTTCCTTGGGAGGATCGCATAGAGGAGGCAAACGAGCGGAAGCGGTCAAAGTACCAGGAGCTAGTCGAGCAATGCCGTAGAGGAGGCTGGAGGGCACGCTGTGAGCCCATCGAAGTGGGATGTAGAGGCtttgctggccgctcactgtgcaaggtgttcacactacttggcatcacaggtgatgggaaaaggaaggccatcaagaccaccatggaggcagcagagagagcctctagATGGCTTTGGATCAGGAGGAGTGAACTGTGGGCCAATGCTACTGGGACACAAACTGGGGTCTGATCAACACTGGCTGGGTCACCTGAGGGAGGGGGTATgatgttgaaagacccgaaacccccggtgatctcagccacatcactgaggatgtgtcccagtgcatctgAGGATGTATCTTACAATCATACGGTTGTGAAGTTGTTGTGTAAACAAAAAACTAACTTTCAGACAAGAAAtattgtgtatacacacacacatatatatgtatatatatatatatatatatatatatatatatatatgacagctGCAATTGCAGACAAAGGATTACCTGCCCACTCAACGGAAACTGCTTAaaaacatcagttgtttaccaagccagCGTCACCCGCAAGGACAACTCAAACACAGAGACAAGCTTTGGACTCACAGAAAACACCTCTAAAACCCGTTATAACAATCACACAGCATCATTTCGTAGGCCCCAACTCAAGAACTCTACAGAGCTGAGTAAATACATATGGACTCTTAAAGACAATACAATTGATCACGCCATTACATGGTGAATTGTCGCATCTAGCTCACCATACAACAGCGCAGCTAAAAGATGTAACCTGTGCccgaaataattttttaaaattatatgccaccccagcatgtccactttaaacaaacgcaacaaactggtctcatcatgacgacacagaagcaaggcactattgtgcaacaatg carries:
- the LOC133647916 gene encoding uncharacterized protein LOC133647916; protein product: MTTIIVSYGAERFGVEEDKPISSNYTMNRRAEQIHQLRQELRSLARQYKAASEEEKAPLAELRNIIRKKLTTLRRAEWHRRRRRERARKRTAFIANPFGFIKQLLGQKRSGRLVCSKEEVNNFLKNNLSEPEREKELGPFSALLDIPSPTVKFITSEPTWKEIQEVVTAARASSAPGPSGVPYKVYKRCPELLRILWRILRVIWRRGTVADQWRQAEGVWIPKEENSTKLEQFRTISLLSVEGKIFFSILSSRLTDFLLKNAYIDTSVQKGGIPGVSGCLEHTGVVSRLIREAREGKGDLAVLWLDLANAYGSIPHKLVETTLDRHHVPKKIKDLILNYYGNFRLRVTSGSITSDWHRLERGIITGCTISVCLFALAMNMVVKAAETECRGPLSRSGTRQPPIRAFMDDLTVTTTSVPGARWILQGLEKLISWARMSFKPTKSRSMVLKKGKLADKFRFFVDGTAIPSITEKPVKSLGKVFDCSLRDTAAIQTTIKELEKWLSAVDKSGLPGRFKAWIYQHVVLPRILWPLLLYEVPLSTVETLERKISSYLRRWMGFPRSLCSKGLYGKTNKLQLPFSSLDEEFRVSRTREALLYRDSKDSKVASAGIVVRTGRKWRAQESLEVAESRLRHRALVGTVATGRAGLGAFPQPHYEKARGKDKRQLVLKEVRAEVEEERTSRMVGMQQQGAWTRWDNAVERRVTWAELWKAKPQRIKFLIQAVYDVLPSPSNLHTWGIAETPACPLCSKRGTLEHILSCCTRALGNGRYRWRHDQVLKTIAEAISTGLAWAKQFHPSKKTIAFVRAGDTPTPASRTSAGILTSAKDWQLLVDLENQLKFPSHIAVTTLRPDIVLVSESTKQAVLLELTVPWEDRLEEAFERKLSKYAGLVSDCQQAGWRARCFPVEVGCRGFAARSLVRAFSSLGIDGERKRRAIRSTTEAAERASRWLWLKRGDPWSHGS